Proteins encoded in a region of the Mucispirillum schaedleri ASF457 genome:
- the recN gene encoding DNA repair protein RecN, whose protein sequence is MLTYLAVKNIAVIEKVSLEFEKGLNIITGETGAGKSVLVGALKYLTGDRLGRVTPRNQQEKFSAESIFCDDLNIAPELIEQYEIEDELIISRETDENGKNKAFINGKAAPVNRLKDISESLIDIHGQHENQFLFNPAKHLSFVDFFVDNNLKDDFSSKYRAYKDKLDKLEDLKKNRENIIKMQEMYKMQYNEILSYNIDLEKDAVIEEKIKFLSSIEKVREAVTSSIDALSDGEITASELIEKSIRTINSISNMSQDAQKAEEFLQAALTSINEASSLITSLLSEEEQETTPEELNSLIDRKYKLQDLSKRYGGSLENVIEYKNKLEEDLAEINGEEDITSKLERDVMLLKEEALKSSKILNDARKKAAAELSKKTENILHELELNSAKFEVVFKENGDLDYSGGISAEFFILTNAGFKPAPLATVASGGEVSRVMLALKEVFADFDNVGTMLFDEIDTGISGKAAQSVAKKLKQLSKKKQIIVITHLPVVAAMGDSHFHISKSEKDGISSTNILKLDKAAKINIIATMISGEATPTAMQQAEDMINRGSI, encoded by the coding sequence GTGTTAACATATCTAGCCGTAAAAAATATAGCAGTTATAGAAAAAGTTAGTTTAGAGTTTGAAAAAGGATTAAATATTATTACTGGTGAAACTGGTGCTGGTAAATCTGTGCTTGTAGGGGCCTTAAAATATCTAACAGGAGACAGGCTTGGCAGAGTAACGCCTAGAAACCAGCAGGAAAAGTTTTCTGCAGAAAGTATTTTTTGTGATGATTTAAATATTGCACCAGAATTAATAGAGCAGTATGAAATTGAAGATGAGCTTATAATATCAAGAGAAACTGATGAAAATGGTAAAAATAAAGCATTTATTAATGGAAAGGCTGCACCAGTAAACAGGCTTAAAGATATTTCTGAATCTTTAATAGATATTCACGGTCAGCATGAAAACCAGTTTTTATTTAACCCTGCAAAACACTTATCCTTTGTAGATTTTTTTGTGGATAATAATTTAAAAGATGATTTCAGCAGTAAATATAGAGCATATAAAGATAAACTTGATAAACTGGAAGATTTAAAAAAGAATAGAGAAAATATTATAAAGATGCAGGAAATGTATAAAATGCAGTATAATGAAATCCTGTCTTATAATATTGATTTAGAAAAAGATGCAGTAATAGAAGAAAAGATAAAATTTTTATCAAGCATAGAAAAAGTAAGAGAGGCTGTTACTTCATCAATAGATGCTTTAAGCGATGGAGAAATCACAGCATCGGAATTAATTGAAAAATCAATCAGGACTATTAACAGTATAAGTAATATGTCGCAGGATGCTCAAAAGGCAGAAGAATTCCTGCAGGCTGCATTAACAAGTATTAATGAAGCATCATCATTAATTACAAGTCTTTTAAGTGAAGAAGAGCAGGAAACAACACCAGAAGAATTAAATAGTTTAATAGACAGGAAATATAAGCTGCAGGATTTATCAAAAAGATATGGCGGTTCATTGGAAAATGTAATTGAATATAAAAATAAATTAGAAGAAGATTTAGCAGAAATTAATGGAGAAGAAGATATTACTTCTAAACTTGAAAGAGATGTTATGCTTTTAAAAGAAGAAGCGTTAAAAAGCAGTAAAATATTAAATGATGCAAGAAAAAAAGCTGCTGCTGAACTAAGTAAAAAAACAGAAAATATATTACATGAATTAGAATTAAATTCTGCTAAATTTGAAGTTGTATTTAAAGAAAATGGTGATTTAGATTATTCTGGTGGTATTAGTGCAGAATTTTTTATATTAACTAATGCTGGCTTTAAACCTGCACCACTTGCTACAGTTGCTTCAGGTGGTGAAGTATCCCGCGTTATGCTTGCTTTAAAAGAAGTATTTGCAGATTTTGATAATGTAGGCACAATGCTGTTTGATGAAATAGATACTGGTATCAGTGGTAAGGCAGCACAAAGTGTTGCAAAAAAATTAAAACAATTAAGCAAAAAAAAACAGATAATTGTTATTACTCATTTGCCAGTTGTTGCAGCAATGGGTGACAGCCATTTTCATATTTCAAAATCAGAAAAAGATGGAATATCCTCTACAAACATATTAAAACTTGACAAAGCAGCAAAAATAAATATTATAGCAACAATGATTTCTGGTGAAGCAACACCAACAGCAATGCAGCAGGCTGAAGATATGATAAACAGAGGCAGTATTTAG
- a CDS encoding DDE-type integrase/transposase/recombinase, with translation MNKVIITEEMRFRQRLCEYALKKGATKAARKYQVNRMFVYRHLKKYDGTVQSLSFKSRRPRTSPNKHSKEELDLIFNTYAEHGLYGNAEVYVRLLEIGYNRSFGSMCMQIRKKGLKSLNKSKKSYTRYEPITGQYIGDKVQIDIKYVPQECIMFSSYGKKYYQITAIDEYSRMRVLEIVEEKSTFETGKFLDELESKFGFPLKTIQVDNGYEFVNDKEVTNKKSYFEETAEKKGYTIKRIRPYSPWQNGKVERSHREDGKILYANNKFYSKDELIKALKQHEDRYNNTAKTCLNFKSPYEIVIENKLLLDLY, from the coding sequence ATGAATAAAGTGATAATAACAGAAGAAATGCGATTTCGTCAACGGTTATGTGAGTATGCATTAAAAAAAGGAGCAACGAAAGCAGCCCGCAAATATCAAGTGAACCGTATGTTTGTATACAGGCATTTAAAGAAATATGATGGAACAGTTCAGAGTTTATCTTTTAAAAGTCGTAGACCAAGAACCAGTCCAAATAAGCATAGTAAAGAAGAGCTTGATTTAATATTTAACACATATGCCGAGCATGGTTTGTATGGTAATGCGGAGGTATATGTCAGACTTCTAGAAATTGGTTATAATCGTAGTTTTGGCAGTATGTGTATGCAGATAAGGAAGAAAGGCTTAAAGTCATTAAACAAGTCAAAAAAGAGCTATACAAGATATGAACCAATAACAGGTCAGTATATAGGCGACAAGGTTCAGATAGATATAAAATATGTTCCACAGGAATGTATAATGTTTTCCAGCTATGGTAAAAAATATTATCAGATAACAGCGATAGATGAATACAGCAGAATGAGAGTATTAGAAATAGTAGAAGAAAAAAGCACATTTGAAACAGGTAAGTTTTTAGACGAACTGGAAAGTAAATTTGGCTTTCCACTAAAAACAATTCAAGTGGATAATGGCTATGAGTTTGTAAATGATAAGGAAGTTACAAACAAGAAAAGCTATTTTGAAGAGACAGCTGAAAAGAAAGGATATACTATTAAACGAATAAGACCTTATTCACCTTGGCAGAATGGAAAGGTGGAAAGAAGTCATAGAGAGGATGGAAAAATTTTATATGCAAATAATAAATTCTATTCCAAAGATGAATTAATTAAGGCTCTTAAACAGCATGAAGATAGATATAATAATACTGCTAAAACATGCTTAAATTTTAAATCTCCATATGAGATTGTTATTGAAAATAAATTATTGCTTGATTTATATTAA
- a CDS encoding DedA family protein: MEAIKSLFHDILGIGAVVVTFLVHTVGRLGYAGVILLMALESSFVPFPSEVVVPPAGYLASLGQMNIFLVILSGIVGSILGSLLNYWIASRFGRDFLLKYSKYFFINTEKFARFEVFFNTHGEITTFVGRLIPVIRQYISFPAGLVRMNLKKFIFYTGLGAAIWCTVLAYVGYFVGNNIDIIKENIDYIMYFIFPALILLVIIYMIIYKYHKKRETIS; encoded by the coding sequence GTGGAAGCAATAAAAAGTTTATTTCATGATATATTAGGTATTGGTGCAGTTGTAGTTACTTTTTTAGTGCATACTGTTGGCAGGCTTGGTTATGCAGGTGTAATATTATTAATGGCTCTTGAAAGTTCTTTTGTTCCATTTCCAAGTGAAGTTGTTGTTCCTCCTGCAGGTTATTTAGCATCTCTTGGGCAAATGAATATATTTTTAGTAATATTATCAGGTATAGTGGGTTCAATACTAGGCTCATTATTAAACTACTGGATTGCCTCTCGTTTTGGAAGAGATTTTCTACTTAAATATTCAAAGTATTTTTTCATAAATACAGAAAAATTTGCTAGATTTGAAGTGTTTTTTAATACTCATGGCGAAATAACCACTTTTGTAGGCAGGCTTATTCCTGTTATCAGGCAGTATATATCATTTCCTGCAGGGCTTGTTCGTATGAATTTAAAAAAATTTATATTTTATACAGGTTTAGGTGCAGCTATCTGGTGTACAGTGCTTGCTTATGTTGGATATTTTGTAGGAAATAATATAGATATTATTAAAGAAAATATTGACTATATTATGTATTTTATATTTCCGGCATTAATTTTGCTTGTAATTATTTATATGATAATATATAAATATCATAAAAAAAGAGAAACAATCTCATAG
- a CDS encoding M23 family metallopeptidase, protein MYKLLTVLLFLFSAFFVYAETYEVKSGDTLYGILSDRFTPQEMAEINAQIKKDYKRFILKPGMKLTLEPNKVTLNAALDKEIIIEHMPDGSTKVNIKEYQYDMMNVLVRGTIETNLFDAMYKAGEDAELAANLASIFEWEIDFFKDLRPGDKFIVLVEKKFIKNKYAGYGKIVAADFYNQGKLKRAVYYNDGNKNKGYYNEKGEGLERGFLRVPLNYSRISSRYTTSRLHPVLGYHRPHYGVDYAAPTGTPVKATASGIVKIKSRSKGNGNYIALRHPNGYETFYLHLNGFNRAIKQGSHVEQGQIIGYVGSTGYSTGPHLDYRIRKNGTWLNPLKFVATPKTLKKDDVSAFLEFAASYFDKLDMSHIMYAQNSPLYTVPPVSSMAVMQF, encoded by the coding sequence ATGTATAAATTATTAACTGTATTATTATTTTTATTTTCAGCTTTTTTTGTTTATGCTGAAACTTATGAAGTAAAATCAGGAGATACTCTTTATGGTATTTTATCAGACAGATTTACTCCGCAGGAAATGGCAGAAATAAATGCACAGATAAAAAAAGATTATAAAAGATTTATCCTGAAACCTGGTATGAAATTAACATTAGAACCTAACAAAGTTACTTTGAATGCTGCTCTTGATAAAGAGATTATAATAGAGCATATGCCTGATGGCTCAACAAAAGTAAATATAAAGGAATATCAGTATGATATGATGAATGTTCTTGTAAGGGGAACTATAGAAACAAACTTATTTGATGCAATGTATAAAGCTGGTGAAGATGCAGAGCTTGCTGCAAATCTGGCAAGTATTTTTGAATGGGAAATAGATTTTTTTAAAGATTTACGACCAGGAGATAAATTTATTGTATTAGTTGAGAAAAAATTTATCAAAAATAAATATGCAGGTTATGGTAAAATTGTTGCTGCTGATTTTTATAATCAAGGCAAATTAAAAAGAGCAGTGTATTATAATGATGGCAATAAAAATAAAGGTTACTATAATGAAAAAGGGGAGGGACTGGAGCGTGGTTTTCTTCGTGTTCCATTAAATTATTCCCGTATTTCTTCAAGATATACTACATCAAGACTGCATCCAGTGTTAGGATATCACAGACCTCATTATGGTGTTGATTATGCTGCACCAACAGGGACACCAGTAAAAGCAACAGCAAGTGGTATTGTAAAAATCAAATCCCGTTCAAAAGGCAATGGTAATTATATTGCACTTCGCCATCCAAATGGTTATGAAACATTTTATCTTCATTTAAATGGTTTTAATAGAGCTATAAAACAGGGAAGTCATGTGGAGCAGGGTCAGATTATTGGTTATGTTGGTTCAACAGGTTATTCAACTGGTCCACACCTTGATTATCGCATAAGAAAAAATGGCACATGGTTAAATCCGTTAAAATTTGTAGCAACACCTAAAACATTAAAAAAAGATGATGTTTCTGCATTTTTAGAATTTGCTGCATCATATTTTGATAAACTTGATATGTCTCATATTATGTATGCACAAAACAGCCCGCTTTATACAGTGCCGCCTGTAAGCTCAATGGCTGTAATGCAGTTTTAA
- a CDS encoding sigma-54 interaction domain-containing protein gives MAGRKSIQQEEHSLNSKITVLQEISYAIVHKKNISELLHQILEILSSRLNMIRGTLTIVKHNKLYIEATHDLQDAEKKHISYNIGEGITGHVAECGRPHLIEDIVQDPRFLNRLGARDKDEKIAFICVPIINMERVIGTLSVDRVMDENADLQKDLKFLEIVGNIVGEALMAVIAEHNEKEQLIHENKQLRDMLDDSNPPALIGNCKSMRDIYALIKQVAASDATVLLRGASGTGKEMVARAIVSLSDRNNKPFITLNCAAIPENLVESELFGHEKGAFTGAVARRIGHVDKANTGTLFLDEVGDLSLASQVKLLRFIQERTFTRLGSSQTLKSDVRLIAATSRNLEEMIANGQFREDLYYRLNIFPITMPDLNSRRSDIILLAEHFIEKHNIKYKKNIKRLSTPAINMLMSYHWPGNVRELENCIERAVITATDDCIHGYNLPASLQTGKTSNSSLLPDGAVSFNTLVDSYERELIVESLKRNHGNMSAAARDLDLSPRVIHYKIRKLGITPEWYQDKV, from the coding sequence ATGGCAGGCAGAAAATCTATTCAACAAGAAGAACATTCATTAAATTCAAAAATTACAGTATTACAGGAAATAAGCTATGCTATTGTTCATAAAAAAAATATTAGTGAACTTTTACACCAAATATTAGAAATATTAAGTTCACGCCTTAATATGATACGCGGCACATTAACCATTGTAAAACATAATAAATTATATATTGAAGCAACTCATGATTTGCAGGATGCAGAAAAAAAACATATTTCATATAATATAGGTGAAGGGATAACTGGACATGTAGCAGAATGCGGCAGACCACATTTAATTGAAGATATTGTTCAAGACCCAAGATTTTTAAACAGGCTTGGTGCAAGAGATAAAGATGAGAAAATTGCATTTATATGTGTGCCTATAATTAATATGGAAAGAGTTATAGGCACTTTAAGTGTTGATAGAGTAATGGATGAAAATGCCGACTTGCAAAAAGATTTAAAATTTTTAGAAATTGTTGGAAATATTGTTGGTGAAGCACTAATGGCTGTTATTGCAGAGCATAATGAAAAAGAACAGCTGATACACGAAAACAAACAGTTAAGAGATATGCTTGATGACAGCAATCCACCTGCATTAATAGGCAACTGCAAAAGCATGCGGGATATATACGCATTAATTAAGCAGGTAGCAGCAAGTGATGCAACAGTGCTTCTTCGCGGAGCTTCTGGCACGGGTAAAGAAATGGTTGCAAGGGCAATAGTTTCATTAAGTGATAGAAATAATAAACCATTTATCACTTTAAACTGTGCCGCTATTCCTGAAAATCTTGTAGAAAGTGAGCTATTTGGACATGAAAAAGGTGCATTTACTGGTGCAGTTGCAAGGCGAATAGGACATGTAGACAAAGCAAACACTGGAACATTGTTTCTTGATGAAGTTGGTGATTTATCCCTTGCTTCACAAGTGAAATTACTAAGATTTATCCAAGAAAGAACATTTACAAGGCTAGGCAGCAGCCAAACATTAAAATCTGATGTGCGGTTAATTGCTGCTACAAGTAGAAATCTTGAAGAAATGATTGCAAATGGACAGTTTAGAGAAGATTTATATTACAGGCTTAATATTTTCCCTATTACTATGCCTGATTTAAATTCTAGAAGAAGTGATATTATTCTTTTAGCAGAACATTTTATTGAAAAACATAATATAAAATATAAAAAAAATATTAAAAGGCTTTCTACTCCAGCTATCAATATGCTTATGAGTTATCACTGGCCAGGCAATGTAAGAGAGCTTGAAAACTGTATTGAAAGAGCAGTTATTACAGCAACAGATGACTGTATACATGGATATAACCTGCCAGCTTCTTTGCAGACTGGTAAAACATCTAATTCTTCGCTTCTTCCTGATGGTGCAGTATCATTCAATACTCTTGTAGATTCTTATGAAAGAGAACTAATTGTAGAATCATTAAAAAGAAACCATGGAAATATGTCTGCAGCTGCAAGAGATTTAGACTTATCCCCAAGAGTAATACATTATAAAATAAGAAAGTTAGGTATAACACCAGAATGGTATCAAGATAAAGTGTAA
- a CDS encoding glutamate synthase subunit beta: protein MKTIPRIENIYRPEATRVEDYNEVERKFNAEELTMQASRCMDCGIPFCHGLGCPLGNVIPEMNEAVRTLNWKRAYEILSKTSNMPEFTSRVCPAICENACTKNIENIPVMIRQLEKSVIENAFENGYVKQIIPENKSGKNVAVVGAGPSGLYMAFELYKKGHNVTVYEKRKYAGGLLRYGIPDFKLEKNIIERRIDILKASGIDFQFNTEIGKDIAAEYLNKKYDATVLAIGTPEPRDLQIKGRKLKNIYFALDFLSGQNMFIGKEINKLPINVKGKDVVIIGGGDTGSDCLGTSIRQKAANITQIEIMPEPPKERSASTPWPDWPYELKTSSSHKEGGTRLWAKVVKEFHGTNGAVTSIDLVDAAWDFSPDGKPLSFKEVEGTLTNIKADYVFIAMGFLGVDNNSFIKDLYLEADKRGRVEGNPSQGIFTCGDMKTGQSLVVRAMANAKETAKDVDDYLKGV, encoded by the coding sequence ATGAAAACTATACCAAGAATAGAAAATATATACAGACCAGAAGCTACTCGTGTAGAAGACTATAATGAAGTAGAAAGAAAATTTAATGCAGAAGAATTAACTATGCAGGCTTCAAGATGTATGGACTGCGGTATACCATTCTGCCATGGTCTTGGCTGCCCATTAGGCAATGTGATACCAGAAATGAATGAAGCAGTAAGAACTCTAAACTGGAAAAGAGCTTATGAAATATTAAGCAAAACTAGCAATATGCCAGAATTTACAAGCAGAGTATGCCCTGCCATTTGTGAAAATGCCTGCACTAAAAATATTGAAAATATACCAGTAATGATTAGACAGCTTGAAAAATCAGTTATTGAAAATGCTTTTGAAAATGGATATGTAAAGCAGATTATACCTGAAAATAAAAGCGGTAAAAATGTTGCAGTAGTAGGTGCAGGACCTTCAGGTCTTTATATGGCTTTTGAACTTTATAAAAAAGGACATAATGTTACTGTATATGAAAAAAGGAAATATGCAGGCGGACTTTTAAGATATGGAATACCTGATTTTAAACTTGAAAAAAATATTATTGAAAGACGCATTGATATTTTAAAAGCATCAGGAATAGATTTCCAATTCAATACAGAAATAGGCAAAGATATTGCTGCTGAATATTTAAATAAAAAATATGATGCAACAGTTCTTGCAATAGGAACACCTGAGCCTAGAGATTTACAAATTAAAGGCAGAAAATTAAAAAATATTTATTTTGCATTAGACTTCTTATCTGGACAGAATATGTTTATAGGTAAAGAAATAAATAAACTGCCTATTAATGTAAAAGGAAAAGATGTTGTAATTATTGGTGGTGGCGATACAGGAAGTGACTGTTTAGGAACATCTATTAGACAAAAAGCAGCAAATATTACTCAAATTGAAATTATGCCAGAACCGCCAAAAGAACGCTCTGCTTCAACTCCTTGGCCAGACTGGCCGTATGAGCTTAAAACATCATCAAGCCATAAAGAAGGCGGCACAAGGCTCTGGGCAAAAGTTGTAAAAGAATTTCATGGCACAAATGGAGCTGTTACAAGCATTGATCTAGTTGATGCTGCATGGGATTTTTCTCCAGATGGCAAACCTTTATCTTTTAAAGAAGTGGAAGGCACTCTTACAAATATCAAAGCAGATTATGTTTTTATTGCTATGGGCTTTTTAGGTGTTGATAATAACTCATTTATTAAAGATTTATATTTAGAAGCTGATAAAAGAGGCAGAGTTGAAGGTAATCCGTCACAAGGTATTTTCACATGTGGAGATATGAAAACTGGTCAGTCACTTGTTGTAAGAGCTATGGCAAATGCTAAAGAAACGGCAAAAGATGTTGATGATTATTTAAAAGGAGTTTAA
- a CDS encoding LL-diaminopimelate aminotransferase: MAKINSNYLLLPNSYLFAEIAKKIKAYQKANPKADIIKMGIGDVTHPLTNSIVTAMEKAAKEMAESSTFRGYGPEQGYDFLVNAVINGEYKSRNIDIAPDEIFISDGSKCDIANIQEIFDINSTVAITDPVYPVYLDSNIMAGRSGRLNDKGYFEKIIYMSSTKENNFKPSFPAKHADLIYICSPNNPTGAALTKAELKSWVEYALENKSIILYDSAYSAYIQEEDVCGSIYEIPDAKKVAVEFKSFSKTAGFTGIRCAFTVVPKELYAFDDMGNKVALNKLWNRRQTTKFNGVSYITQRAAEAVYSEQGMKETKEVIKYYMNNAAIILCGLKQAGFEAYGGVNAPYIWWKIPDGIKSFDFLDILLEKYQIVGTPGSGFGPCGEGYFRLTAFNSQEKTKEAMQKIYKAASN; encoded by the coding sequence ATGGCAAAAATTAACTCTAATTATTTACTGCTTCCTAACAGCTATCTTTTTGCAGAAATAGCAAAGAAAATAAAAGCATATCAGAAAGCTAATCCAAAAGCAGATATTATTAAAATGGGTATTGGAGATGTTACACACCCCCTTACTAATTCAATAGTAACAGCGATGGAAAAAGCAGCAAAAGAAATGGCTGAAAGCTCTACTTTCAGGGGATATGGACCTGAACAGGGATATGATTTTTTAGTTAATGCAGTAATTAATGGAGAATATAAATCAAGAAATATTGATATAGCCCCAGATGAAATATTTATAAGCGATGGCTCAAAATGTGATATAGCTAATATTCAGGAAATATTTGATATTAACTCAACTGTTGCAATTACTGACCCAGTTTATCCTGTATATCTTGACAGTAATATTATGGCTGGCAGAAGCGGCAGATTAAATGATAAAGGATATTTTGAAAAAATTATTTATATGTCATCTACAAAAGAAAATAACTTTAAGCCATCATTTCCAGCAAAACATGCGGATTTAATCTATATCTGCTCGCCTAATAACCCAACAGGTGCAGCATTAACAAAAGCAGAGCTTAAATCATGGGTAGAATATGCACTTGAAAATAAATCTATTATTTTATATGACAGTGCATATAGTGCATATATTCAGGAAGAAGATGTATGCGGCTCCATATATGAAATACCTGATGCAAAAAAAGTGGCAGTAGAATTTAAATCATTTTCAAAAACAGCAGGATTTACAGGCATAAGATGTGCTTTTACTGTTGTGCCAAAAGAATTATATGCTTTTGATGATATGGGTAATAAAGTGGCACTTAATAAACTATGGAATAGAAGACAAACAACTAAATTTAACGGTGTATCATATATTACTCAAAGAGCAGCCGAAGCAGTTTATTCTGAACAAGGTATGAAAGAAACAAAAGAAGTCATTAAATACTATATGAATAATGCTGCCATAATCTTATGTGGATTAAAACAAGCTGGATTTGAAGCCTATGGCGGTGTTAATGCTCCATATATATGGTGGAAAATACCTGATGGAATTAAATCATTTGATTTCCTTGACATTTTACTTGAAAAATATCAGATAGTCGGCACTCCAGGGTCAGGCTTTGGACCGTGCGGCGAAGGTTATTTTAGATTAACAGCATTCAACAGCCAAGAAAAAACTAAGGAAGCAATGCAGAAAATATACAAGGCAGCTTCTAATTAG